In Chaetodon trifascialis isolate fChaTrf1 chromosome 2, fChaTrf1.hap1, whole genome shotgun sequence, one DNA window encodes the following:
- the LOC139337535 gene encoding voltage-dependent calcium channel gamma-4 subunit-like: MAWCDRGVQTLLAIVGAFAAFSLMTIAIGTDYWLYSRAHICNATNATTDETQLQTKKVRGDLTHSGLWRICCIEGVNKGSCFQINHFPEDNDYDTDSSEYILRIVRASSLFPILSTILLMLGGLCVGVGRIYSNKNNILLSAGILFVAAGLSNIIGIIVYISSNAGDPSDKKDEDKKNQYNYGWSFYFGALSFIVAESVGVLAVNIYIEKNKETRFRARRDFIKTTCSSSPYSRIPSYRYRRRRSRSSSRSTDPSREPSPVGLKIGGGSGAGGGGGGLGMGLPMGDISLYALSRDPLKGGSGSGGPYSPERDFLQVHNCFQKDLKDGANRRTTPV, encoded by the exons ATGGCATGGTGTGACCGAGGGGTTCAGACTTTGCTGGCCATCGTGGGGGCCTTTGCCGCCTTCAGTCTCATGACCATCGCCATCGGCACCGACTACTGGCTGTACTCCCGGGCGCACATCTGCAACGCCACTAATGCCACCACGGACGAAACCCAGCTGCAAACCAAGAAAGTCCGAGGCGACCTGACGCACTCCGGGCTGTGGAGGATCTGCTGCATCGAAG GTGTCAACAAAGGAAGCTGTTTTCAGATCAATCATTTTCCAGAGGATAACGACTATGATACAGACAGCTCAGAGTACATCTTAC GTATAGTGCGTGCATCAAGCCTATTCCCCATTCTCAGCACCATTCTGCTGATGTTGGGTGGCCTGTGTGTTGGGGTTGGACGCATCTACAGCAACAAGAACAACATCCTGCTCAGCGCTGGCATCctgtttgtggctgcag GCCTGAGCAACATCATCGGTATCATCGTCTATATCTCCAGCAACGCCGGAGATCCCAGTGACAAGAAGGACGAGGACAAGAAGAACCAGTATAACTATGGCTGGTCCTTTTACTTTGGCGCCCTCTCCTTCATCGTGGCTGAGTCAGTGGGTGTTCTGGCAGTCAACATATAtatagagaaaaataaagagacacGCTTCCGAGCCCGACGCGACTTCATCAAGACCACCTGCTCTTCTTCACCATACTCCCGGATCCCGAGCTACCGTTATCGACGAAGGCGCTCACGCTCAAGTTCGAGGTCGACTGACCCATCTCGTGAGCCATCCCCAGTGGGCCTGAAGATCGGTGGAGGAAGCggtgcaggaggtggaggaggagggttgggGATGGGCTTGCCGATGGGGGACATATCCCTGTATGCCCTCAGTAGGGACCCTCTGAAGGGTGGGAGTGGGAGCGGAGGGCCCTACAGCCCAGAGAGGGACTTTTTACAAGTCCACAACTGCTTCCAGAAAGATCTGAAAGATGGAGCAAATAGGAGGACCACACCGGTATGA